Proteins encoded in a region of the Plasmodium berghei ANKA genome assembly, chromosome: 1 genome:
- a CDS encoding RING zinc finger protein, putative — protein MNEYMDEVNNDDNYIEISNTEDILFQYFAKMLYLLIFGCIGCLLIIIVYYFKVPCKECDFMNRILVICILIKSIGHLNLSLVRIKRRGEIENSEEFKYIVKKLLRLFNMLTILLVTSSLYLLHFYKNVCSKNTMSMQIIRIYYYFTIALYFLPLLFYICLGLFLSIIICIMIYFSVDEHDRIPTPKNVINKLKVVKYKDIDYIHKKNINEKKKKKKFIKNPSFELIFDKVTNAIRSKGNTTKGKQNTKSSFTNNIDNNYDQIENSNSCFSDIYFQEICKPLKKNTQNDNNLDDIYRQDDQIKFPNEEILPNNNESINKFDKQKNENEDMCSICMMDYMGNDNVMIMPCDKRHFFHSNCLSKWLNKSQVCPICRTNIVTCINSKTDIV, from the exons atgaaCGAATATATGGATGAAGTAAATAATGATg ACAACTACATAGAAATAAGTAATACAGAAGATATCCTATTTCAGTATTTTGCcaaaatgttatatttgTTGATATTTGGTTGTATAGGATGcctattaataattatagtttattattttaaagtACCTTGTAAAGAATGTGATTTTATGAACAGAATACTagttatatgtatattaattaaaagtATTGGTCATTTAAATCTGAGTTTAGTTAGAATAAAAAGGAGAGGAGAAATCGAAAATTCTGAagaatttaaatatattgtaaaaaagttattaagattgtttaatatgttaacaattttattagtaacatcatctttatatttattacatttttataaaaatgtctGTTCTAAAAATACAATGTCAATGCAAATTAtaagaatatattattattttactatagcactttattttttaccattattattttatatatgcctaggattatttttatcaattattatatgtattatgatatatttctCAGTTGATGAACATGATAGAATTCCAACTCCGAAAAATGTCattaacaaattaaaagttgtgaaatataaagatattgattatattcataaaaaaaatataaatgaaaaaaaaaaaaaaaaaaaatttattaaaaatccATCATTTGAATTGATATTTGACAAAGTAACAAATGCTATTAGAAGTAAGGGAAATACAACCAAAGGAAAACAAAATACTAAATCAAGTTtcacaaataatattgataataattatgatcAAATAGAGAATAGTAATTCTTGTTTTTCggatatttattttcaagaaatatgtaaacctctcaaaaaaaatacacaaaaTGATAACAATTTAGATGACATATACAGGCAAGATGATCAAATTAAATTTCcaaatgaagaaatattaccaaataataatgaaagtataaataagtttgataaacaaaaaaacgaaaatgAAGATATGTGCTCTATATGTATGATGGATTATATGGGAAATGACAATGTTATGATCATGCCATGTGATAAGcgtcatttttttcattctaATTGTTTATCAAAATGGCTAAATAAAAGTCAAGTATGTCCTATTTGTAGAACAAATATTGTTACTTGCATTAATTCAAAAACCGATATAGTTTAA
- a CDS encoding uroporphyrinogen III decarboxylase: MLKNFVCFIFLICLLYQVLCFLKIKKIKLKMLKINTASSPHLEGEIYIRPESSKYEKFGRPVNDLILRVIENKDKEIDEKDEKNNEIPFWMMRQSGRYLPEYRELKKNYNFFDLCYNPELSSNITIMPYKRFLCDMVVIFSDILIIFIAMGIDIKFVENVGPIFNKEINNLDDFKKLNLNLKEIINNLHFVYDSINLTKKKINNSVPVLGFCGSPFTLFTYLTKDNASKLKPYENSLKLIYENSEDTHQILNILCNICISHLLNQIDGGANLIQIFDSNAEIVDKNIFKEFSLYYINKIVQAIKTYRPNTYIILFVKDNFHENIKNLDIDILSITHKQLINNGSNYYYDLFQNKIILQGALDPHILLLDNKENVQKYTSKMIQQISYKNKYIANLGHGILPNSKIENVYAFIQAVKSVK; this comes from the exons atgctaaaaaattttgtttgtttCATATTTCTGATTTGTTTGCTATATCAagttttatgttttttaaaaataaaaaaaataaaattgaaaatgctaaaaataaatacagcTTCTTCACCACATTTGGAAggtgaaatatatattcgaCCAGAAAGTTCTAAATATGAAA AATTTGGTAGGCCTGTTAACGATCTAATATTACGAGTAATAGAAAACAAAGATAAAGAAATTGAtgaaaaagatgaaaaaaataatgaaattcCTTTTTGGATGATGAGGCAATCAGGACGGTATTTACCAGAATATAGagaactaaaaaaaaattataatttttttgatttatgTTATAATCCTGAATTATCATCAAATATCACAATAATGCCATATAAAAGATTTTTATGTGATATGgttgttatattttctgacatattaataatatttatagcTATGGGTatagatataaaatttgttgaAAATGTTGGACCAATATTTaacaaagaaataaataacttagacgattttaaaaaattaaacttaaatttaaaagaaataataaataatttacacTTTGTTTATGATTCAATTAAtttgacaaaaaaaaaaattaataattcagTTCCAGTTCTTGGTTTTTGTGGATCGCCATTTActttatttacatatttaacAAAAGATAATGCATCTAAATTGAAGCCCTATGAAAATAgcttaaaattaatatatgaaaatagtGAAGATACACatcaaattttaaatattctatgtaatatatgtattagtcatttattaaatcaaATAGATGGTGGGGCTAATCTAATTCAGATTTTTGACAGTAATGCTGAAATtgttgataaaaatatatttaaagaatttagtttatattatataaataaaatagttcAAGCTATTAAAACATATAGACCTAAcacttatattattttatttgttaaagACAATTttcatgaaaatattaaaaatcttgatatagatatattatcaattaCCCATAAACAGCTAATTAATAATGGCTCAaactattattatgatttatttcaaaataaaattattttacaaGGAGCATTAGATCCACATATACTACTATTAGacaataaagaaaatgttCAAAAATATACCTCAAAAATGATACAACAAATTtcatacaaaaataaatatatagctAATTTGGGGCATGGTATACTTCCAAATtctaaaattgaaaatgttTATGCATTTATTCAAGCAGTTAAATCtgtgaaataa
- a CDS encoding G-protein associated signal transduction protein, putative yields the protein MKFAEKLKHLKVKSWDNKYINYKFLKKIIKKKINPEIKALYDRIDKNDEQILEVCKLVNLDNTLINQKDKKKKNEIENEEIDYTYLFFYVLQNYINMVKEHYENEYNYLYEKIDEIVFFLESDRVNLKDMESLKNKCLNIYNLFDILTNYLNINVLSVYKILKKKTKKERLSTSLDLYQKYCNNLHQISQEEHFNEKIKSTFLLIQKKIGDNCEKIDFLNFKIYLKSKIENLGQYRGTIFILCGILITLIINTIILLYININEININLILSILPIYRLVYVLNFFFLFIFGSFLFMQLYGVNFTYILDLNKKIVDEYYYLINYVIFLIFLTTVSLLIFLLDVLFKLNIFSNIILHVVILCILLVCTTIFPFNFYKYKENNFLFSSLSRVLMSGLFLVNSVNLLDNIMGDILTSLSKTFSDVQYIICFFLSGMDTTVPAKCPIIESYVNPIFVGLPFYLRFCQCLIRYNNERQKIHIYNMLKYISGICIVICTSFNWGYLGLDIYTSKIILICAYVIGSTYMYIWDVYCDWGLLKEYNYLLRKNNNLMYPPQYYYFAGFFNLIFRLTWAITIMPINIFPNKEVNFFLITFFLMFIEVLRRSIWICFRLENEHVTNASRYRAILWVPKMTKTKEF from the exons ATGAAATTTGCCGAAAAACTGAAGCACCTAAAGGTGAAATCATGGgataacaaatatattaattataaatttttaaaaaaaataataaaaaaaaaaataaatccaGAAATAAAAGCCTTATATGATAgaattgataaaaatgatgaacAAATTCTTGAAGTTTGTAAACTAGTGAATTTAGACAATACACTAATTAAtcaaaaagataaaaaaaaaaaaaatgagatcgaaaatgaagaaatcgattacacatatttatttttttatgttttacaaaattatattaatatggtTAAAGAAcattatgaaaatgaatacaattatttatatgaaaaaatagatgaaattgtattttttttagaatcAGATAGAGTAAACTTAAAAGATATGGaaagtttaaaaaataaatgcttaaatatttataacttatttgatatattaacaaattatttaaatattaatgtattgtctgtatataaaattttgaaaaaaaaaaccaaAAAAGAAAGGTTATCTACTTCTTTAGATctatatcaaaaatattgcaACAATCTTCACCAAATTAGCCAAGAAGAACATTtcaat gaaaaaataaaatccacatttttattaatacaaaaaaaaataggagataattgtgaaaaaattgattttttaaattttaaaatttatttaaaaagcAAAATAGAAAATCTTGGTCAGTATAGAGGaactatatttattttgtgcGGAATCTTAATTACTTTAATAATTAACAcaatcattttattatatattaacataaatgaaattaacATTAATCTAATATTATCAATACTCCCCATATATAGATTAGTATAtgttttgaattttttctttttatttatttttggcTCCTTTCTTTTCATGCAGTTGTATGGCGTCAATTTTAC GTATATCCTCgatttgaataaaaaaatagtggacgaatattactatttaataaattatgtcatatttttgatttttttaacaactgtctcattattaatatttttgttagaCGTTTTATTTAAGCTTAACATATTTTCGAACATTATACTTCATGTTGTTATTTTGTGTATATTATTGGTGTGTACTActatttttccttttaatttttataaatataaagaaaataattttttattttcttcccTTTCCCGTGTACTTATGAGTGG GCTTTTTCTAGTAAACAGTGTAAATCTACTCGACAATATAATGGGAGACATACTTACAAGTTTATCAAAAACATTTTCAGATGTTCAATATATCATatgctttttttt GAGTGGAATGGATACTACTGTTCCTGCAAAATGCCCAA TAATCGAGTCATATGTTAATCCAATATTTGTTGGCCTACCATTCTATTTAAGATTTTGTCAATGTTTAATAAG atataataatgaacgacaaaaaatacatatatataatatgctcaaatatatatctgGAATTTGTATTGTTATATGCACTTCATTTAATTG GGGATATCTTGGAttagatatatatacaagcaaaattattttaatatgtgCATATGTTATTGGATCGAcgtatatgtatatttggGATGTGTATTGTGATTGGGGGcttttaaaagaatataattatttgttaaG aaaaaataataatttgatgTACCCTCCACAATATTACTACTTTGCCggcttttttaattta ATTTTCAGACTAACATGGGCCATTACAATTATgccaataaatatatttccaaaTAAG gaagtaaatttttttttaattaccTTTTTTCTGATGTTTATTGAAGTTTTAAGGAGATCAATA TGGATATGCTTTCGGTTAGAAAATGAACATGTTACCAACGCGTCACGATATAGAGCCATTTTATGG GTCCCTAAAATGACAAAGACAAAGGAGTTTTAA
- a CDS encoding 4-hydroxybenzoate polyprenyltransferase, putative codes for MKRYIRLNSYKYMDKQNEKNSNRYIPNFINSNYKNGIENSQIIFEKNFKHNKILSQFGKIKNKLIYPLQFELNEKNGNILKYTKPILKKRIKNITNNGIKANIRNKLITKINEPNLKSLYLEKLHYSSNLNVNNEEKTNNKFKEIIKKNINNYIIFSRLHIPTGTYLTLYTSLWGYLLTYDVNKLFLVNHEIYSSEINIDEIKNIIKNLCLFTFGAYNIRTFGCMINDFLDKNYDKHVERTKNRPLADGSITTFKALVYMFIHSSLSLLALFQFSNETIYTGLFSSLFIVTYPLLKRITYYAQLYLSFTFNLGFFIASSVNINILENLFPLIISFIPLCYLTIIYDTIYAHQDKADDIKLKLKSLAIKWDKNTIKYSKILIANMTYLLYMSAYLFDMHYSYYIFTTFNVAYLYYLINHVSIDDKEKCMNFFKKSKNVLFLFFIASLTAKMFEALEKSHDK; via the coding sequence atgaaaCGATACATTCGTTTAAAtagttataaatatatggacaaacaaaatgaaaaaaattcaaatagATATATCcccaattttattaactcTAACTACAAAAATGGAATAGAGAATAgtcaaattatttttgaaaaaaattttaaacacaataaaattttatcacaatttgggaaaataaaaaataaactaaTATATCCTCTACAATTCGAacttaatgaaaaaaatggaaatattcTAAAATATACGAAACcgattttaaaaaaaagaattaaaaatatcacCAACAATGGAATCAAAGCCAATAttagaaataaattaataactaaaataaatgaaccCAATTTGAAATCTTTATATTTGGAAAAATTACATTATTCGTCAAATTTGAATGTTAATAATGAAGAGAAAACaaacaataaatttaaagaaataattaaaaaaaatattaataattatattattttttcacgATTACATATTCCAACTGGTACATACTTAACATTATATACATCCTTGTGGGGATATTTGTTAACATATgatgttaataaattatttttagtaaatcatgaaatatattcaagtgaaataaatatagatgaaattaaaaatattattaaaaatttatgtttGTTTACTTTTGGggcatataatattagaaCTTTTGGCTGTATGATTAATGATTTTTtagataaaaattatgataaacATGTTGAAAGGACAAAGAATCGGCCATTAGCAGATGGATCTATAACTACTTTCAAAGCTTTagtatatatgtttatacaTTCTTCTTTATCTCTTTTAGCATTATTTCAATTTAGTAATGAAACAATATATACAGGTTTATTTTCCTCTCTATTTATTGTTACATATCCACTATTAAAAAGAATAACATATTATGCCCAACTATATTTATCCTTTACATTTAATTTAGGTTTTTTTATAGCATCAAGtgtgaatataaatatattggaaaatttatttccattaaTTATAAGTTTTATTCCATTATGTTATTTGACAATTATTTACGATACAATATATGCACATCAAGATAAAGCTGatgatattaaattaaagtTAAAATCGCTAGCTATAAAATGGGATAAAAATACTATAAAATATtcgaaaatattaattgcTAACATGACATATTTACTTTATATGTCagcatatttatttgatatgcattattcttattatatattcacaACATTTAATGTTGCTTATTTATACTATTTGATTAATCATGTTTCCATCgatgataaagaaaaatgtatgaattttttcaaaaaatcgaaaaatgttttattccTCTTTTTTATCGCTTCATTAACTGCAAAAATGTTTGAAGCTTTGGAGAAAAGCCATgataaatga
- a CDS encoding spindle assembly abnormal protein 6: protein MNSTHNYIEYSFSNVDNLDMNKCVANNCIESIYNYGDTNEKRDCIINKTTNISNINDSNNSSVVKPIYTGNINVLEIDYVQGIIKNNYDDINVGEKNGIINRNRNTDDVLTIVECGKGGNINGNRNQSRNICLNQNISNLKLCNNLDMSFIYNTYDKNGLLYCKKIKFHVKGDNINDYVTPLVVKINTLKNNMGKQYMRLELSDDKNESFFYYLDLFEENYENIKKEQKLVINFNLFPFKFIDLLEECVLENEQCEDIDDQRLNAVFIMENIVKEANTKGYGRDGYISSYINNHNDNKFSGGTSNECKYEKGVLNLVEINQFKELTHLSLVLKKADNENVIKYLCNNIKYIKEYSEHVIKKLNEEIINNNNNCIEIKTLEKTIENMDVKIKNIKCNFNHTMNNEIHNLKEEHQKIIERKEEMFILEKNELKKDVETLKKKCNEYSEVNKSNEENIIHLNSKVNKLINEIKEKNDYLSKLTKEKESIECEKCKLEKDKNYFTIELNNLKTKYEKECENNISNNSSYESIKINNNNLELELKKYKDRNGKLEKEINIAIDEINKGNDIITKLQTQLKKIKDKLKNKTLEYNNLEKNHSQNIIEMTKIKAQLSEIQIKFSEKETSEDNLRQEVNTLQRKNDELVKDLNISREVNLRLNKEVANNNLDIYSVKMNNITASPTISTGSNFQVDTNLLDKDLFTKLKANLKNSSGIGYTPAYTSDSNMTNLNLISGKIDALDINDRYNKPVKFIPPGI, encoded by the exons atgaattcGACGCACAATTATATCGAATACTCTTTTTCGAATGTTGATAATTTGGATATGAATAAATGTGTTGCAAACAATTGTATCGAAAGTATATACAACTATGGAGATACTAATGAAAAAAGAGATTGtatcataaataaaacaacaaatataagtaatattaatgatagtaataatagtaGTGTAGTTAAACCAATTTACActggaaatataaatgttttGGAAATTGATTATGTACAAggcataataaaaaataactatgatgatataaatgTTGGGGAAAAGAATGGAATAATAAATCGAAATAGAAACACAGATGATGTATTAACAATTGTTGAATGTGGTAAAGGTGGGAATATAAATGGGAATAGAAATCAAAGCAGaaatatttgtttgaatcaaaatatatcaaatttaaaattgtgTAACAACTTAGATATgagttttatttataacacttatgataaaaatggattgttatattgtaaaaaaataaaatttcatGTAAAAGGAGATAATATCAATGATTATGTAACCCCTTTAGttgtaaaaattaatactttaaaaaataatatgggAAAACAATATATGAGATTAGAATTAAgtgatgataaaaatgaatcttttttttattatctagATTTGtttgaagaaaattatgaaaatataaaaaaagaacaGAAACTAGTTatcaattttaatttatttccatttaaatttattgatTTGTTGGAAGAATGTGTTCTCGAAAATGAGCAATGTGAAGATATAGATGATCAACGTTTGAATGCAGTTTTtataatggaaaatattGTAAAGGAAGCTAATACGAAAGGATATGGGCGTGATGGATATATTTCCAGTTATATTAACAAtcataatgataataaatttagtGGTGGTACATCTAATGAGtgtaaatatgaaaaaggGGTTCTGAATTTAGTAGAAATAAATCAATTCAAAGAACTAACACATCTATCATTAGTTCTAAAAAAAGCAGACAatgaaaatgttataaaatatttgtgtaataatataaaatatataaaagaatataGTGAACatgtaattaaaaaattaaatgaagaaataattaataataataataattgtatCGAAATAAAAACGTTAGAAAAAACTATAGAAAATATGGatgtgaaaataaaaaatataaaatgcaaTTTCAATCATACCATGAATAATGAAATACATAACTTAAAGGAAGAacatcaaaaaataattgaaagaaaagaagaaatgtttattttagaaaaaaatgaactaaaaaaagatgttgaaactttaaaaaaaaaatgtaatgaATATAGTGAGgtaaataaaagtaatgaagaaaacataattcatttaaatagtaaagtaaataaactaataaatgaaataaaagaaaaaaatgattatttatcaaaattaacaaaagaaaaagaaagcATAGAATGTGAAAAATGTAAACTGgaaaaagacaaaaattattttactatcgaattaaataacttaaaaacaaaatatgaaaaagaatgtgaaaataatatatcaaataacTCAAGTTATgaaagtataaaaataaacaataataatctTGAAttagaattaaaaaaatacaaagaTAGAAATGGAAAGttagaaaaagaaataaatatagctattgatgaaattaataaaggcaatgatattattacaaaattGCAAacacaattaaaaaaaattaaagataagttaaaaaataaaactctAGAATATAACAATcttgaaaaaaatcattCTCAAAATATTATCGAAATGACTAAAATTAAAGCACAATTATCTGaaatacaaattaaatTCTCAGAAAAAGAAACATCAGAAGATAACCTACGACAAGAAGTAAATACTTtacaaagaaaaaatgatgaactTGTTAAAGATTTGAACATATCTCGAGAGG TTAATTTAAGACTAAATAAAGAAGTTGCAAATAATAATCTGGATATATATTCAGTAAAAATGAACAATATCACTGCATCCCCTACTATTTCAACAG GATCAAACTTTCAAGTGGACACAAACCTTTTAGATAAAGACTTATTTACAAAGTTAAAAGCCAATTTAAAGAATTCATCAGGAATAGGTTACACACCAGCATACACATCAGATag CAATATGACCAACTTGAATTTAATAAGCGGAAAAATCGATGCGCTTG ACATTAATGATAGATATAATAAGCCCGTGAAATTTATTCCTCCCGGAATTTAG